ACCGGCAATAAAATCTAGGTTGTACTCTTTGTATCTCTGATAAAGATGGTTCATCAAGACACCGTAAGCTTCTTTGTTATTTAACAAAGTTGTTATGTCTTTAAAAACAATTCCAGGTTTTGGAAAATCCTTTATGTCTCTTATAGAGTTTTCAATTATTTTTCTCTCAATATTGCTAAGTTTCATGATTTATTCCTTTATAATAGAGCGTCAATACGACTCTCTAGTGCTTTTATTTTACTGTTTAAGCGGTCTGTCTCTTGTCTGTGCTTAGTATTTCTCGTTTTTAGTATTTTAAGCTCATTTCTTAGTTTTGTTAACTCATCGCTTAAAATATCAACATTCCCTAAAGCACGCTGTAACTGAATCTGATACTTTCTTATAAGTATCTCAGCCTCTTTAAGAGTTAGCTTCATCAACTCATTGCTTCTTTGTTCTTTGTTTGTAATGCTTTTAAAGTAAAACATTTTAACAAATAGATATATAGAAACTATTGATAGTATTGTTAAAAATGACCATTCCCAAAACATAGCTTTCCTTTAAGAGTTAATTGCTTCTATCTTTGCCACTCGTCCCACATGTCTTTCACCATCAAAACCACCGGCTATCCAAGCATCAAGAATAGACTCACACACACCGCGACCTATAATTCTCTCGCCAAAGCAGAGAATATTTGCATCATTATGTCCACGAGCTACAGTTGCAGTGTATGCGTCATGACAAAGTGCTGCTCGTATTCCTGTGTGTCTATTTGCAGCCATGCTCATGCCGATGCCTGAGCCACATATCAAAATCCCTTGTGCATCGCCATCTGCCAGAACAGCTTCTGATACTTTAACTGCATAGTCAGGATAGTCAACTCTCTCTTTTGAAAAAGGACCTAAGTCTACAACTTCGTGCCCTTTTTCTTTGAGCAGTTCAACTGTGTAGTCTTTTAAATCAATTCCAGCATGGTCTGTAGCTATGTAAAATTTCATTTTTTTCCTTTATGATATTAGTAAGTTTAAAACTGTTTGCACAGGCATAAGCAACAGATAATTTTTTAAAGGGGTCATAAGAACAATAAGCACTATAATTATCCCATACCTCTCGTTCTTGTAAAAGAATTCCGCAATTGCATTTAGTTTGTATTTCAGAGATAAGTGCATAATAAAGTGAGCACCATCGAATTGAGGTATAGGAAGAAGGTTGAAAATACCTAAAACAACGTTTATAATTAATAGTTGAAATACAAATATATATGCAAATATATAAGCCAAGCTGTCAGCACTACTTGGTTGACTCATAGAAACAATCGCTATAGAGGCAAAAACTGCCAATGTGAAATTATATACAATCCCAGCTAAATCAACCTGCATAGCTCCGTTGTATCCAGCTCTTTTAATAACGGTTGCTGTATTTATAGGAACCGGCTTTGCCCAACCAAATAAAAAGCCACTTTCTCCACCTAGAAGCATTGGTAAAAAGTACAAACTTAACGGAACTATGATTGTTCCAACCAAATCTATATGAGAGAGAGGATTTATAGTTAATCTGCCTGCATTTTTTGCAGTTGAATCGCCGTACATGTAAGCAACCCAGCCATGCATTATTTCATGTCCTATAATTGCTACTGCAAGCGCCAATACGGCTGCTAGTATTTTAAGTAAATCAATAGATTCCATGGTCATCTTTGTCTTTTTTTATTCGTTCTGCTATTGCTTTATCTAAGTGTTCAGGTGATTCCAAGTCTGTAGGAGTTTTACCGATTCTATCCCATCTGATTTCCCAATGCTCATCAACGCTGAAGTAAATAAACCAAGGAGTTCCTTCAATGTTATCATAAGGCACTGCTCCCCAAAAACGGCTGTCATTTGAGTGGTCACGATTGTCACCCATCATAAAGTAGTTGTCCTCTTCAATCTTAATAGGGGCAAAGTTAAACAGCTGAGCGTGGTATTTGCCATTATCAACTATTTTATCATCATTATGAATACCTGGATGTTGTTTTCTGTAAGGATTTTTAACCCACAGTCTTCCTGCAAAAACAACTATTTCAAAATCTTTGAAGTTCTCTTTTATCCATTCATCACCTTCACTGAAATGAATAAACAAATTTTTCTCATGTAAGAAAAGTTCATCACCAGGAGTTGCTACACATCTTTTTACGAAATGCTGCTTAGTGTTGTTTGGCGGTCTGAAAATCACTATATCGCCTCTTTTTGGCTTGTCTCCGTCTATAAGACGAAGATTATCGCTCCAAGGCATAATTGACATTTCAAGGAATGGTATATGCGGCATAGAAATACCGTAGGCAAATTTTTTAGCAAAAAGATGGTCACCAATAAGAAGTGAATCTTTCATTGAGCCACTAGGTATTCTAAACGCTTGAGCTATAAAAAATATAACAAATAAAACTATTATTATAGTACCTGTCCATGAGTTTGAGAATCTATAAGTTTTATGTAAAATCTCTTTCATCTATGCTCTCTTAAGTGCATTGGCATTTGCAGCTTTTAGGGTATTGCTCAGAAGCATAGCTATTGTCATAGGACCAACTCCGCCTGGAACAGGGGTTATGTAAGAAGATTTTTTACTAACATTTTCAAAGTCAACATCACCAACAAGTTTTCCATTATCAGCTCTGTTTATTCCAATGTCAATTATAATTGCATCTTGCTTTACCATATCTTCTTTTATAAGGTTGATTACACCGACACCAACTAAAAGAATGTCAGCATTTAGTGTATGTTTTTTCAAATTATCAGTAAATATATGGCAGATTTCAACAGTTGCATCAGCATTTAAAAGCAGGGCAGCCATAGGTTTTCCTACTATATTAGAAGCCCCTACTACAACGCAATTTTTTCCCTTAACATCAATCTTGTACTCTGCTAAAAGCTCCATAACCCCAAGTGGAGTACATGGAACAAATCCATCAAGCCCAGTTGTTAAACGACCAACATTGTAAGGGTGGAAACCGTCTACATCCTTGCTTGGGTCTACTAGCTCAAGTATTTTTGTTGTATCTATTTGTGGGGGAAGTGGCAGTTGAATTAATATGCCATCAATATTTGGATTGTTATTCATCATGGTGATAGTGTTTTCTATTGCTTCTTGTGAAATATCTTCTGGCATTTCATGTGTAACAGAATAAAATCCTACTCTGTCACATGCCTTCTTTTTCATGCTTACATAAGCAGCACTTGCGGGGTCATGACCTACAAGTACCACGGCTAATCCTGGAACTGAGCCAGAAATTTTTTTAAATTCTTTTACGCCATTAAGTACAATAGTTTCTATTTTTGTTGAAAGTGCTTTTCCATCGAGAAGTTGCATTTAAACCTCATAAATTATTTTTTTGTTATTATACCGTTATATATTGAAGGGTCGCTTTATGAGATACATATTATTTTTATTAATACCATTTTACCTATTTGCTAAATCAAGCTTTATAACCCCTATGGAGTACGCATCGTCGCTCTATAAGAACCCGAGAGGAATAGGATGTCATCTATGTCATGGAGAGAGTGGAGAGGGGAAGCTGGTTGCTTCTTACATGGAAAAGAAAAAGAAAAAAAGCTTTAGAGGCGCTGTTATAAACAATATTAATTTTAGTAGATTTTACAATGCTTTAAACGAAAGAAAAGATGGTATGCCTAGATACTTTTTAACAAAAAAAGAGATTCAGGCACTCTA
The sequence above is drawn from the Candidatus Sulfurimonas baltica genome and encodes:
- the rpiB gene encoding ribose 5-phosphate isomerase B, with protein sequence MKFYIATDHAGIDLKDYTVELLKEKGHEVVDLGPFSKERVDYPDYAVKVSEAVLADGDAQGILICGSGIGMSMAANRHTGIRAALCHDAYTATVARGHNDANILCFGERIIGRGVCESILDAWIAGGFDGERHVGRVAKIEAINS
- a CDS encoding site-2 protease family protein, which codes for MESIDLLKILAAVLALAVAIIGHEIMHGWVAYMYGDSTAKNAGRLTINPLSHIDLVGTIIVPLSLYFLPMLLGGESGFLFGWAKPVPINTATVIKRAGYNGAMQVDLAGIVYNFTLAVFASIAIVSMSQPSSADSLAYIFAYIFVFQLLIINVVLGIFNLLPIPQFDGAHFIMHLSLKYKLNAIAEFFYKNERYGIIIVLIVLMTPLKNYLLLMPVQTVLNLLIS
- the lepB gene encoding signal peptidase I — protein: MKEILHKTYRFSNSWTGTIIIVLFVIFFIAQAFRIPSGSMKDSLLIGDHLFAKKFAYGISMPHIPFLEMSIMPWSDNLRLIDGDKPKRGDIVIFRPPNNTKQHFVKRCVATPGDELFLHEKNLFIHFSEGDEWIKENFKDFEIVVFAGRLWVKNPYRKQHPGIHNDDKIVDNGKYHAQLFNFAPIKIEEDNYFMMGDNRDHSNDSRFWGAVPYDNIEGTPWFIYFSVDEHWEIRWDRIGKTPTDLESPEHLDKAIAERIKKDKDDHGIY
- the folD gene encoding bifunctional methylenetetrahydrofolate dehydrogenase/methenyltetrahydrofolate cyclohydrolase FolD, whose protein sequence is MQLLDGKALSTKIETIVLNGVKEFKKISGSVPGLAVVLVGHDPASAAYVSMKKKACDRVGFYSVTHEMPEDISQEAIENTITMMNNNPNIDGILIQLPLPPQIDTTKILELVDPSKDVDGFHPYNVGRLTTGLDGFVPCTPLGVMELLAEYKIDVKGKNCVVVGASNIVGKPMAALLLNADATVEICHIFTDNLKKHTLNADILLVGVGVINLIKEDMVKQDAIIIDIGINRADNGKLVGDVDFENVSKKSSYITPVPGGVGPMTIAMLLSNTLKAANANALKRA
- a CDS encoding cytochrome c, whose translation is MRYILFLLIPFYLFAKSSFITPMEYASSLYKNPRGIGCHLCHGESGEGKLVASYMEKKKKKSFRGAVINNINFSRFYNALNERKDGMPRYFLTKKEIQALYFYLQEKQKKSSSDEK